A window from Candidatus Deferrimicrobium sp. encodes these proteins:
- a CDS encoding BON domain-containing protein produces MVKRHRILSFLVCIALVTVYLGCAATPKREGTGEYLDDSAITTKVKAAIFNDPSLKVFQINVETFKGEVQLSGFVDSSQSVSRAGEVARGVKGVKSVKNNLIVK; encoded by the coding sequence ATGGTAAAAAGACACCGCATCTTGAGTTTCCTGGTCTGCATCGCGTTGGTCACCGTATACCTGGGGTGCGCAGCCACGCCAAAACGCGAGGGGACCGGCGAGTATCTCGATGATTCGGCGATTACGACCAAGGTAAAAGCCGCGATTTTCAACGATCCCTCCCTGAAAGTGTTCCAGATCAATGTCGAGACGTTCAAGGGGGAGGTCCAGTTAAGCGGATTTGTCGATTCGTCTCAGAGCGTGAGCAGGGCGGGAGAGGTAGCCCGCGGCGTGAAGGGTGTCAAATCGGTGAAAAACAACCTGATTGTAAAATAG
- a CDS encoding Spy/CpxP family protein refolding chaperone → MKAKFSISIIVAAVALLTFSVHGPAFSQMKEMSMKGHGEGHGRMMEMGNMDKMGDMMGMCIQHADKIGLTDDQISKMKPMHSEMEKKQARFKADLKIAKIELMDILEVKDFDLEKANAAVKKISEIKTAHHLEMLSAMKDMRTIITDEQFKKMKKMMTMKMGEKKPAKKMMKKQ, encoded by the coding sequence ATGAAAGCAAAATTTTCGATCTCTATTATTGTGGCAGCGGTGGCGCTGCTGACGTTCAGCGTACATGGCCCCGCTTTTTCACAGATGAAAGAGATGTCCATGAAGGGCCATGGGGAAGGACATGGACGGATGATGGAAATGGGAAATATGGACAAGATGGGCGACATGATGGGCATGTGCATACAACATGCAGATAAGATTGGGCTTACCGATGATCAGATCTCGAAAATGAAACCGATGCATAGCGAAATGGAAAAAAAGCAGGCCCGATTCAAAGCTGACCTGAAGATTGCGAAAATTGAACTCATGGATATCCTGGAAGTGAAAGATTTTGACTTGGAGAAGGCCAACGCTGCAGTCAAAAAAATTTCCGAGATAAAGACAGCACATCATCTGGAAATGTTAAGTGCCATGAAAGACATGCGGACTATTATTACGGACGAACAATTCAAGAAAATGAAGAAGATGATGACCATGAAGATGGGTGAGAAAAAGCCGGCAAAGAAGATGATGAAGAAACAATAA